One part of the Oncorhynchus kisutch isolate 150728-3 linkage group LG22, Okis_V2, whole genome shotgun sequence genome encodes these proteins:
- the LOC116356317 gene encoding uncharacterized protein LOC116356317, translating into MMSNSSKRVQPSFTVAPVVQSKMPRLEGPIIGSVASTEAGGLSKPASLAHYPSAPHHTPQTQALQNNRAYFTYDLGGHDLSDPDLRPSWSPSEGLLLNRRNVGVSPQSAEEGSLRNHIVYSRAESFSTESSSVSGSNSVSATAQDTPAKQGFTYYTRSPGGLRSPTSGPGTIAMPIAVRKQPPVGGVSLSPQSENSVCLSLAVPKPLYGHPSPCCSELGCTVGQRHSLEQREGVHRIHPHLNVYEGWMYSPSSHHHPRALQPEHGVETERLSDRLPLKDGKDHQHHPNGIPNRAGSAQRFPVFMEPTYSIGYPCSPARAILSPSSFTCDPLSSQLSASPYGADQCQRLQIPSKRPTYHSLVSSHPSCSSSHPSSHPSHPSSHPSSHPSHPSSHPSHPSSHPSHPSCHPSHPSCHPSHPFHPTTYKPMTPLHHGVPVTSQVYQGRSPPNVAKYSQLPVTQPIFYYHPQANVEGESESCGAGFKDAGGGMHRDRDWEDVMVPKGSKQPLPPSPTQTGPHLASHLPSTATPSHYLVTQSMYSTDVPMSSHMAPSSHPYLRSFDQPSYHQLYRMPLNGAGQMRAPAIAPERPCASPSLPSSLQQTERPLDYSLTQYRSPVTSPQVSSPRRHHLSRGHSDSTLPGAPLTVSTTLSRADYGHHNHHHHINNHATTAMCTTAVNYGNHNHHTTTANQNNHQHTTTRNHQNATCRGMTGSTVVRLRDSPLPHSNVHGDMITTGTETLKRWVSDSDRPINIDSPSPKHTQDNGDDVIDVELYQKRQKMKMNAEGGRAEGGRAEGGRAEGDIAEGGRAEGGRGEVNGEGGGLYSCQSPSPPMPVINNVFSLAPYKAYLEAAGMLSLPVRGSQRTDRHPSGHCVLKPETQSDPIRRHQHRQETGPTSDPHRPERDPEREEGKPVSINHRIGNHVVRPASEQQRPVVQQRILGTVVRSDTTQKKPVVPVFSEPPQEPEREVEVETDDLQIKVVKEEEEEPQQEPEGEVEVKTDDDMQTKVVIKEEEEEEEEMEVAAATTEPGVFVHDLTVGVIKKCESDQLDSKLSIASDKYISIMSATDRCVMEGSFTYNEHHHQSQTQHHQPWSNHHPSQSNHHPSHPLSNHHPSHPLSDHHPSHPLSDHHPSQSDHHPSHPTTIHPSPSPTTIHPSPSPTTIHPIRRSPPYVPNQQLHPNPSQ; encoded by the exons ATGATGAGCAACAGCAGTAAACGAGTCCAGCCAAGCTTCACTGTCGCCCCGGTGGTCCAGAGCAAGATGCCCCGGCTGGAAGGGCCTATCATTGGTAGCGTGGCGTCTACAGAGGCAGGAGGGCTCTCTAAACCAGCCAGCCTGGCTCACTACCCCTCTGCCCCCCACCACACACCCCAGACCCAGGCTCTGCAGAACAACAGGGCCTACTTCACCTATGACCTTGGGGGTCACGACCTCTCTGACCCTGACCTCCGACCTTCCTGGAGCCCCTCTGAGGGGTTGCTGCTGAACAGGAGGAATGTGGGGGTTTCCCCTCAGAGCGCGGAGGAGGGGTCGTTACGAAACCACATAGTTTACAGCAGGGCAGAGTCTTTTTCTACTGAGAGTAGTAGTGTTAGTGGTAGTAACTCTGTCTCTGCTACTGCTCAGGACACTCCAGCTAAGCAGGGTTTTACCTACTACACCAGGAGCCCAGGCGGGCTGAGGAGTCCCACCAGCGGGCCTGGGACCATCGCTATGCCCATTGCTGTGAGGAAGCAGCCCCCTGTTGGAGGAGTTAGCCTCTCCCCTCAGTCTGagaactctgtctgtctgagtctggcTGTTCCCAAACCGCTCTATGGACACCCCTCCCCCTGCTGTTCTGAGCTGGGCTGTACTGTAGGACAGAGGCACAGTctggagcagagggagggagtacACAGGATCCATCCCCATCTTAATGTGTATGAGGGGTGGATGTATAGTCCTAGCTCCCACCACCACCCCAGGGCTCTGCAGCCGGAGCACGGTGTTgagacagagagactatcagACAGATTGCCTCTAAAAGATGGCAAGGACCACCAACACCACCCCAATGGAATCCCCAACAGAGCAGGATCGGCACAAAGGTTTCCTGTCTTCATGGAACCAACCTACAGCATTGGTTACCCATGTTCCCCGGCCCGTGCCATACTAAGCCCCTCCTCATTTACATGTGACCCCCTCTCTTCACAGTTAAGCGCCTCCCCCTATGGGGCTGATCAATGCCAACGTCTACAAATCCCCTCTAAACGTCCAACCTATCACAGCTTGGTCTCTTCCCACCCCTCCTGCtcttcctctcacccctcctcccatccctctcacccctcctctcacccctcctcccatccctctcacccctcctcccatccctctcacccctcctcccatccctctcacccctcctgccatccctctcatccctcctgccATCCCTCTCATCCCTTCCACCCTACAACATACAAACCCATGACCCCTTTGCACCATGGTGTTCCGGTAACATCACAGGTTTATCAGGGCCGCTCTCCTCCCAATGTGGCCAAATACAGCCAGCTCCCAGTCACACAGCCCATTTTTTACTACCATCCTCAGGCaaatgtggagggagagagtgagagttgTGGAGCAGGGTTTAAAGATGCAGGAGGAGGAATGCACAGAGACCGAGACTGGGAGGATGTTATGGTCCCTAAAGGTTCTAAACAACCCTTACCTCCCAGTCCCACCCAGACAGGACCCCACCTAGCTTCTCATCTTCCCAGCACAGCAACCCCCTCCCACTACCTTGTCACCCAGTCTATGTACAGTACTGATGTCCCCATGTCTAGCCACATGGCTCCTAGTAGCCACCCATACCTCAGGAGTTTTGACCAGCCCTCCTATCATCAATTGTACAGGATGCCCCTGAATGGAGCAGGTCAGATGAGAGCCCCTGCTATAGCCCCAGAGAGACCCTgtgcctctccatctctccccagcaGCCTACAGCAGACTGAGAGACCCTTGGACTACTCCCTGACTCAGTACAGATCTCCAGTCACCTCTCCTCAGGTCTCCTCCCCCAGGAGACACCACCTATCTCGCGGACACTCTGACTCCACACTCCCTGGAGCCCCACTGACTGTCTCCACCACACTGTCACGGGCTGACTATGGccatcacaaccaccaccaccacatcaacaaccatgctactacagccatgtgtACAACTGCTGTAAACTATGgcaaccacaaccaccacacaacTACAGCCAACCAGAACAACCACCAACACACAACTACACGTAACCATCAAAACGCCACGTGTCGGGGAATGACTGGTTCTACTGTAGTGAGGCTTCGAGACAGTCCTCTCCCTCATTCTAATGTGCATGGAGACATGATCACTACTGGTACAGAAACGCTGAAGAGATGGGTCTCGGACTCAGACCGACCCATCAACATAGACTCTCCctcaccaaaacacacacaggacaatggggatgacgtcattgatGTGGAACTGTATCAGAAACGACAGAAGATGAAGATGAacgcagagggagggagagcagagggagggagagcagagggagggagagcagagggagatatagcagagggagggagagcagagggagggagaggagaggtgaacgGAGAGGGAGGCGGACTCTATAGCTgtcagtctccctctcctcccatgccAGTCATCAACAATGTTTTCAGCCTGGCTCCATACAAGGCTTACCTAGAGGCTGCTGGCATGCTGTCTCTACCTGTTAGAGGATCTCAGAGAACTGACCGCCATCCTTCTGGACACTGTGTGCTCAAACCTGAGACCCAATCAGACCCAATCAGACGTCAtcaacacagacaggaaacaggcCCTACATCTGACCCACACAGGCCTGAGAGAGACCCTGAACGAGAGGAAGGGAAGCCTGTATCAATCAATCACAGGATTGGTAACCATGTAGTCCGACCAGCCTCAGAACAGCAGAGGCCTGTAGTCCAGCAGAGGATTCTGGGTACTGTAGTCAGATCAGACACTACACAGAAGAAGCCTGTAGTGCCTGTTTTTAGTGAACCACCGCAGGAaccagagagggaggtggaagtgGAGACTGACGATTTGCAGATTAAAGTGGttaaggaagaggaggaggaaccaCAGCAAGAACCAGAGGGGGAGGTGGAAGTGAAGACTGATGACGACATGCAGACTAAAGTGGTTAttaaggaagaggaagaggaagaggaagagatggaggtgGCAGCAGCAACAACCGAGCCGGGTGTGTTTGTACATGATCTCACCGTGGGTGTTATTAAGAAATGTGAATCTGATCAACTGGACAGTAAATTGTCAATAGCGTCAGATAAATATATTTCTATTATGTCGGCTACAGATAGATGTGTGATGGAGGGATCTTTTACTTACAACGAGCACCACCATCAGTCCCAAACTCAGCACCACCAGCCCTGGTCCAACcaccatccatcccagtccaACCACCATCCATCCCATCCCCTGTCCAACCACCATCCATCCCATCCCCTGTCCGACCACCATCCATCCCATCCCCTGTCCGACCACCATCCATCCCAGTCCGACCACCATCCATCCCA tccaACCACCATCCATCCCAGCCCCAGTCCAACCACCATCCATCCCAGCCCCAGTCCAACCACTATCCACCCAATCCGCCGCAGCCCCCCCTACGTCCCAAATCAACAACTCCACCCCAACCCCTCTCAATAA